One genomic window of Melopsittacus undulatus isolate bMelUnd1 chromosome 15, bMelUnd1.mat.Z, whole genome shotgun sequence includes the following:
- the CD3E gene encoding T-cell surface glycoprotein CD3 epsilon chain isoform X3, whose amino-acid sequence MRLEQSLPLLGGLLLCAAGTTAQQEFLVEISGTTVTITCPLTEGTIAWHSTGTKGVSDAQKYVIENHDSSPVSLSCSSGPKKYEMYLNAKVCTNCAELDALAVTGIISADLLITFGVLTLVYYFSKDRKGRASPGAGTRPRGQKMQRPPPVPNPDYEPIRKGQREVYAGLESRGF is encoded by the exons ATGAGGTTGGAGCAGTCCTTGCCTCTCCTGGGAGGACTCCTGCTGTGTGCGG cTGGCACCACAGCTCAGCAGG AATTCCTGGTGGAGATTTCTGGAACCACAGTGACAATCACATGTCCCTTGACTGAAGGCACCATAGCCTGGCACTCAACTGGAACAAAAGGAGTCAGCGATGCACAGAAGTATGTTATAGAGAATCACGACAGCTCTCCTGTCAGCCTGAGCTGTTCATCAGGTCCTAAGAAGTATGAAATGTACCTGAATGCCAAAG TGTGCACAAACTGTGCGGAGCTGGATGCCTTGGCAGTGACAGGGATCATCAGCGCGGATCTTCTCATCACCTTCGGGGTGCTCACGCTGGTCTATTACTTCAGCAAAGACAGGAAGGGGAGAGCGAGCCCTGGTGCTGGCACTCGGCCACGAG GTCAGAAGATGCAGCGTCCTCCCCCTGTTCCAAACCCAGACTACGAG CCCATCCGGAAAGGCCAGCGGGAAGTGTATGCAGGCCTGGAATCCAGGGGCTTCTGA
- the CD3E gene encoding T-cell surface glycoprotein CD3 epsilon chain isoform X2 — MRLEQSLPLLGGLLLCADDTEAQEEFLVEISGTTVTITCPLTEGTIAWHSTGTKGVSDAQKYVIENHDSSPVSLSCSSGPKKYEMYLNAKVCTNCAELDALAVTGIISADLLITFGVLTLVYYFSKDRKGRASPGAGTRPRGQKMQRPPPVPNPDYEPIRKGQREVYAGLESRGF; from the exons ATGAGGTTGGAGCAGTCCTTGCCTCTCCTGGGAGGACTCCTGCTGTGTGCGG ACGATACCGAAGCACAAGAGG AATTCCTGGTGGAGATTTCTGGAACCACAGTGACAATCACATGTCCCTTGACTGAAGGCACCATAGCCTGGCACTCAACTGGAACAAAAGGAGTCAGCGATGCACAGAAGTATGTTATAGAGAATCACGACAGCTCTCCTGTCAGCCTGAGCTGTTCATCAGGTCCTAAGAAGTATGAAATGTACCTGAATGCCAAAG TGTGCACAAACTGTGCGGAGCTGGATGCCTTGGCAGTGACAGGGATCATCAGCGCGGATCTTCTCATCACCTTCGGGGTGCTCACGCTGGTCTATTACTTCAGCAAAGACAGGAAGGGGAGAGCGAGCCCTGGTGCTGGCACTCGGCCACGAG GTCAGAAGATGCAGCGTCCTCCCCCTGTTCCAAACCCAGACTACGAG CCCATCCGGAAAGGCCAGCGGGAAGTGTATGCAGGCCTGGAATCCAGGGGCTTCTGA
- the CD3E gene encoding T-cell surface glycoprotein CD3 epsilon chain isoform X1: MRLEQSLPLLGGLLLCAAGTTAQQDDTEAQEEFLVEISGTTVTITCPLTEGTIAWHSTGTKGVSDAQKYVIENHDSSPVSLSCSSGPKKYEMYLNAKVCTNCAELDALAVTGIISADLLITFGVLTLVYYFSKDRKGRASPGAGTRPRGQKMQRPPPVPNPDYEPIRKGQREVYAGLESRGF, encoded by the exons ATGAGGTTGGAGCAGTCCTTGCCTCTCCTGGGAGGACTCCTGCTGTGTGCGG cTGGCACCACAGCTCAGCAGG ACGATACCGAAGCACAAGAGG AATTCCTGGTGGAGATTTCTGGAACCACAGTGACAATCACATGTCCCTTGACTGAAGGCACCATAGCCTGGCACTCAACTGGAACAAAAGGAGTCAGCGATGCACAGAAGTATGTTATAGAGAATCACGACAGCTCTCCTGTCAGCCTGAGCTGTTCATCAGGTCCTAAGAAGTATGAAATGTACCTGAATGCCAAAG TGTGCACAAACTGTGCGGAGCTGGATGCCTTGGCAGTGACAGGGATCATCAGCGCGGATCTTCTCATCACCTTCGGGGTGCTCACGCTGGTCTATTACTTCAGCAAAGACAGGAAGGGGAGAGCGAGCCCTGGTGCTGGCACTCGGCCACGAG GTCAGAAGATGCAGCGTCCTCCCCCTGTTCCAAACCCAGACTACGAG CCCATCCGGAAAGGCCAGCGGGAAGTGTATGCAGGCCTGGAATCCAGGGGCTTCTGA
- the MPZL2 gene encoding myelin protein zero-like protein 2 yields the protein MEYKPALPMHGPSWLGAVLFLGVQLRALWPVAAMEVHTSKEVNAVNGTNLRLKCTFSSSSPISQHLSVTWNFQPEDLGSHELVLYYLQEPYNLPSGRFKERVTWDGNIERNDASIMIWNLQPTDNGTFTCQVKNPPDANGVVGEVRLRVVQKVHFSEIHFLAVAIGSACVLMIIVVAVVIICRHHRKKAQEKRIEVTGTELKEKESLKAREEKEESPLED from the exons ATGGAGTACAAACCTGCCTTGCCGATGCATGGCCCAAGCTGGCTGGGTGCTGTGCTCTTCCTTGGGGTACAGCTCCGAG cactgtggCCTGTGGCAGCCATGGAAGTTCATACTTCCAAGGAGGTGAATGCTGTAAATGGCACTAACCTGCGGTTGAAATGCaccttttccagcagcagccctaTCAGCCAGCATCTGTCGGTGACCTGGAACTTCCAGCCTGAGGACCTAGGCTCTCATGAGCTG GTATTGTATTACCTGCAGGAGCCCTACAACCTGCCTTCTGGACGGTTTAAAGAGCGAGTCACCTGGGATGGGAATATTGAGCGTAACGATGCTTCCATCATGATCTGGAATTTGCAGCCCACTGACAATGGGACATTCACCTGCCAGGTGAAGAACCCACCCGATGCTAACGGGGTGGTTGGTGAAGTGCGACTCAGAGTTGTGCAGAAAG TGCACTTCTCAGAAATCCACTTCCTGGCTGTGGCCATTGGGTCTGCTTGTGTTCTGATGATCATTGTGGTGGCGGTTGTGATTATCTGTCGACACCATAGGAAGAAAGCACAAGAGAAGAGGATCGAGGTGACAGGCACTGAACT